Proteins from a single region of Streptomyces griseiscabiei:
- a CDS encoding glycoside hydrolase family 38 N-terminal domain-containing protein, whose product MRLISVESTELFAGTEDQPHQVVAVTLAHDAGRPVRLTLTGPDVRAVGETVVTTGEDGTVRAEIPVAVDGLSPGDRREITVTAADGDRVARDTAGFTVAEPGWTMFMVSHFHYDPVWWNTQAAYTETWDVADDPGRTGLPARTFDSRGQSGMSLVRAHCDLARRDPAYTFVLAEVDYLKPYWDAFPEERSFLRQLIRTGRVEIMGGTYNEPNTNLTGAEATIRNALYGDGFQRGIIGASPETAWQLDAFGHDPQFPGLMADAGVTSSSWARGPFHQWGPTLSVFGEEPRDPERMQFPAEFSWIAPSGRGLLTAYMVNHYGAGWAIDNAPTLPEAEAAALKLFRGLSKVALTRNVLLPVGGDYAPPCRWVMGIHRDWNERYVWPRFISGVPRDFFAAVRAELEREGRTASPQTRDMNPVYTGKDVSYIDTKQAQRYGEALLADAEAWATLASLTTGQPYPDAALDKAWRQLIYGAHHDAITGSESDQVYIDLLTGWRELHDLAGAVHADATQALADRVVPLPGDGADLVVFNSATWQREDVLTVADPGRVPLDHTGLPLPAVSEDGELTVVVPEVPGMGLKALSLAEGSVPGWTAGEGTTIRNEFYEVTVDPARGGGVRGLRALTGPEGGRELLRAGDIGNELVVQEEYPRHPRFGEGPWHLTPTGVTAARSRDVAADIDVEHSPAGSRITVRGDLGLFRYTQRLTLWTGVDRLDVTTTIDGYDGADRLIRVRWPSDVRGGLPVHEVADAVIGRGFGFVEVDSERFPWTLDNPANTWFGLGSTARVAVHDGTGTLLGHRSIGVAELIFSDWDTAGELGTPLAAALVRTGVTATSTIAGGPRYGDLEVDSNLPDIRIAVGGPERNSLVAEALGWDPAAARELRRRLAEDGLAAVWVAPRASLREEWVPGADLRDLERLPLLVVAGARPEDDAKAVDTLIADLDDATVRATAAGGGEALPPGDAWDGRGFAILNRGTPGCVVTSFGDLYMSLMRSCTGWPSGVWVDPPRRTAPDGSGFQLQRWSHTFAYAVVAGEGDWRDLGWPRAGHAFNHPLTGRLREPDHPLTARLREPAGTPAGLPRTVTLLGLEPEGRVLLDALKPAGSPLARGGTAAADPARGVVVRAHEVDGRPVRARVTGPSAWAKGGRADVLERPGEALTPGADGALELELTGFEVATVLASPVTAASPVVRTGGLAADTPAPGACPGDPTAPGDITDPGVAAHEPAQPVHTRYWLHNSGPAPRGNMPLAVYLSPTALTADGPVSATVRVSSELTDAPVSGTVALEVPPGWRAEPAELPYALGPAGFSLGEVTVTPPPDPVPGRYALAARLTYGGQTFEDVVALDVPGEAAEGGPDGRTGPSLVTELGVDRVEVCRGERVRVPVRVRNTTRGPVTGQLWALSSWGTWAGVGPGLQGFALAAGESAECSVEVDGSAVPPGSYWLMAKAGWHGCVAYTEAVVLEVRP is encoded by the coding sequence ATGCGCCTCATCTCTGTCGAGTCGACCGAGCTCTTCGCCGGGACGGAGGACCAGCCGCACCAGGTGGTCGCCGTGACCCTCGCGCACGACGCGGGCCGGCCGGTCCGGCTGACCCTGACGGGCCCGGACGTCCGCGCCGTCGGGGAGACCGTGGTCACCACCGGCGAGGACGGCACCGTACGCGCCGAGATACCCGTGGCCGTGGACGGCCTCTCCCCCGGCGACCGCCGCGAGATCACCGTGACCGCCGCCGACGGGGACCGGGTGGCGCGGGACACCGCCGGGTTCACGGTCGCCGAGCCGGGCTGGACCATGTTCATGGTCAGCCACTTCCACTACGACCCCGTCTGGTGGAACACCCAGGCCGCCTACACCGAGACCTGGGACGTCGCCGACGACCCCGGCCGCACCGGACTGCCCGCGCGGACCTTCGACTCGCGCGGCCAGAGCGGGATGAGCCTGGTGCGGGCCCACTGCGACCTCGCCCGGCGCGACCCGGCGTACACCTTCGTGCTCGCCGAGGTCGACTACCTCAAGCCGTACTGGGACGCCTTCCCGGAGGAACGGTCCTTCCTGCGGCAGCTGATCCGCACCGGCCGTGTCGAGATCATGGGCGGCACCTACAACGAGCCCAACACCAACCTCACCGGCGCCGAGGCGACCATCCGCAACGCGCTGTACGGCGACGGCTTCCAGCGCGGCATCATCGGGGCGTCGCCGGAGACGGCCTGGCAACTGGACGCGTTCGGGCACGACCCGCAGTTCCCCGGGCTGATGGCGGACGCGGGGGTGACGTCCAGCTCGTGGGCGCGCGGGCCCTTCCACCAGTGGGGGCCGACCCTGTCGGTGTTCGGCGAGGAGCCGCGCGACCCGGAGCGGATGCAGTTCCCGGCCGAGTTCAGCTGGATCGCGCCGAGCGGACGCGGACTGCTGACCGCGTACATGGTCAACCACTACGGCGCGGGCTGGGCCATCGACAACGCGCCCACGCTCCCCGAGGCGGAGGCCGCCGCGCTCAAGCTGTTCCGGGGGCTGAGCAAGGTCGCGCTCACCCGGAACGTGCTGCTGCCGGTCGGCGGCGACTACGCCCCGCCGTGCCGCTGGGTGATGGGCATCCACCGGGACTGGAACGAGCGGTACGTCTGGCCCCGGTTCATCAGCGGTGTCCCCCGGGACTTCTTCGCCGCCGTACGGGCCGAGCTGGAGCGGGAGGGGCGCACGGCGTCCCCGCAGACCCGGGACATGAACCCGGTGTACACCGGCAAGGACGTCTCCTACATCGACACCAAGCAGGCCCAGCGGTACGGGGAGGCACTGCTCGCCGACGCCGAGGCCTGGGCGACCCTGGCCTCGCTCACCACCGGGCAGCCCTATCCGGACGCGGCCCTCGACAAGGCCTGGCGGCAGCTGATCTACGGCGCCCACCACGACGCCATCACCGGCTCCGAGTCGGACCAGGTGTACATCGACCTGCTCACCGGCTGGCGGGAGTTGCACGACCTGGCAGGGGCCGTGCACGCCGACGCCACCCAGGCGCTCGCCGACCGGGTCGTCCCGCTGCCGGGCGACGGCGCCGACCTGGTCGTCTTCAACTCCGCGACCTGGCAGCGCGAGGACGTGCTCACCGTCGCCGACCCCGGCCGGGTCCCGCTGGACCACACCGGGCTGCCGCTGCCGGCCGTGTCCGAGGACGGCGAACTGACGGTCGTCGTGCCCGAGGTGCCCGGCATGGGCCTCAAGGCGCTCTCGCTGGCCGAGGGTTCGGTGCCCGGCTGGACGGCCGGCGAGGGGACGACGATCCGCAACGAGTTCTACGAGGTGACCGTCGACCCCGCGCGAGGAGGCGGCGTCCGTGGTCTGCGGGCCCTCACCGGGCCCGAGGGCGGCCGGGAGCTGCTGCGCGCCGGGGACATCGGCAACGAACTGGTGGTGCAGGAGGAGTACCCGAGGCACCCGCGCTTCGGCGAAGGGCCCTGGCACCTCACGCCGACCGGTGTCACCGCCGCGCGCAGCCGTGATGTCGCGGCCGACATCGATGTCGAGCACTCGCCCGCCGGTTCCCGTATCACCGTCCGCGGCGATCTGGGCCTGTTCCGCTACACCCAGCGGCTCACGCTCTGGACGGGCGTCGACCGGCTGGACGTGACGACGACGATCGACGGGTACGACGGCGCCGACCGGCTGATCCGGGTGCGCTGGCCCTCGGACGTGCGCGGCGGGCTGCCGGTGCACGAGGTCGCGGACGCGGTGATCGGGCGCGGCTTCGGGTTCGTCGAGGTGGACAGCGAGCGCTTCCCGTGGACGCTGGACAACCCGGCCAACACCTGGTTCGGGCTCGGCTCCACGGCCCGGGTCGCCGTCCACGACGGCACCGGGACGCTGCTCGGCCACCGCTCGATCGGTGTCGCCGAGCTGATCTTCAGCGACTGGGACACCGCCGGGGAGCTGGGCACCCCGCTCGCGGCGGCCCTGGTGCGCACGGGCGTCACGGCCACCTCGACGATCGCGGGCGGTCCCCGCTACGGCGATCTGGAGGTCGACTCCAATCTGCCGGACATCCGGATCGCGGTCGGCGGCCCGGAGCGCAACTCCCTGGTCGCCGAGGCCCTCGGCTGGGACCCGGCGGCCGCCCGCGAACTGCGCCGCCGGCTCGCCGAGGACGGTCTCGCGGCGGTGTGGGTGGCGCCGCGTGCCTCGCTGCGCGAGGAGTGGGTGCCCGGCGCCGATCTGCGCGACCTGGAGCGGCTGCCGCTGCTCGTGGTGGCGGGGGCCCGCCCCGAGGACGACGCGAAGGCCGTGGACACGCTGATCGCCGACCTGGACGACGCGACCGTACGGGCCACCGCGGCCGGGGGCGGCGAGGCGCTGCCGCCGGGGGACGCCTGGGACGGGCGGGGCTTCGCGATCCTCAACCGGGGCACGCCGGGCTGTGTCGTGACCTCCTTTGGCGACCTGTACATGTCGTTGATGCGGTCCTGCACCGGCTGGCCCTCCGGTGTCTGGGTCGACCCGCCCCGGCGCACCGCCCCCGACGGCTCCGGCTTCCAGCTGCAGCGCTGGTCGCACACCTTCGCGTACGCGGTCGTCGCGGGCGAGGGCGACTGGCGCGACCTGGGGTGGCCGCGCGCCGGGCACGCGTTCAACCATCCGCTGACGGGGCGGCTCCGGGAGCCCGACCATCCGCTCACGGCGCGGCTGCGGGAGCCCGCCGGGACACCGGCCGGGCTGCCGAGGACCGTGACGCTGCTGGGCCTCGAACCCGAGGGCCGGGTGCTGCTGGACGCGCTGAAGCCGGCCGGGTCGCCGCTGGCCAGAGGTGGCACGGCGGCGGCGGATCCGGCGCGCGGAGTCGTCGTCCGGGCGCACGAGGTGGACGGACGGCCGGTACGGGCGCGGGTGACGGGCCCCTCGGCGTGGGCAAAGGGCGGTCGGGCGGACGTCCTGGAGCGGCCCGGTGAGGCGCTGACGCCCGGCGCGGACGGGGCGCTGGAGCTGGAGCTGACGGGGTTCGAGGTGGCCACCGTGCTGGCCTCGCCGGTGACCGCCGCCTCACCGGTCGTGCGCACCGGAGGGCTCGCCGCCGACACCCCGGCGCCGGGCGCCTGCCCCGGAGACCCCACGGCTCCGGGGGACATCACGGACCCCGGTGTCGCCGCGCACGAACCCGCCCAGCCCGTGCACACCCGGTACTGGCTCCACAACTCCGGTCCGGCGCCCCGGGGGAACATGCCCCTGGCCGTGTATCTCTCGCCGACCGCGCTGACCGCCGACGGCCCGGTCAGCGCGACGGTCCGGGTCTCCTCCGAGCTGACCGACGCGCCCGTGTCGGGCACGGTGGCCCTGGAGGTGCCGCCCGGCTGGCGCGCCGAGCCCGCCGAACTGCCGTACGCGCTCGGCCCCGCCGGCTTCTCGCTCGGCGAGGTCACGGTGACGCCACCGCCGGACCCGGTGCCCGGCCGCTACGCGCTGGCCGCGCGGCTGACGTACGGCGGGCAGACGTTCGAGGACGTGGTCGCCCTCGACGTGCCCGGCGAGGCGGCGGAGGGCGGGCCCGACGGGCGGACCGGGCCGAGCCTCGTGACGGAACTGGGTGTCGACCGGGTCGAGGTGTGCCGGGGCGAACGGGTCCGGGTGCCGGTACGTGTGCGGAACACGACGCGGGGGCCGGTGACCGGGCAGCTCTGGGCGCTGTCGTCCTGGGGGACCTGGGCGGGCGTCGGGCCCGGTCTCCAGGGGTTCGCGCTGGCCGCCGGGGAGAGCGCGGAGTGCTCGGTCGAGGTGGACGGCTCGGCGGTGCCGCCGGGGTCGTACTGGCTGATGGCGAAGGCCGGCTGGCACGGCTGTGTGGCGTACACGGAGGCGGTCGTCCTGGAGGTGAGGCCATGA
- a CDS encoding peptidyl-prolyl cis-trans isomerase, protein MSEAPETGYAHPAHDSHGVPHDDHGLPHDHGAPHPHAPPTGPADPAALVGGEPVPRGRVDAVLDAVPARDREARPEGQARAERQRRRWATQVVVADELARRACAARGLAPQAGAAPARALAVSGTEVADLGSIIAVALAHSPAARTLLAALEAEQRVPEKAVRGYYDRNPDRFLTPEALRRGVDPYGGAAPGDFVPYDEAHEDVVRELRRAMGRQAFFDWLDRARADVEYTPGHEHPGDPSHPDHEHRH, encoded by the coding sequence ATGAGCGAGGCCCCGGAGACCGGGTACGCGCACCCGGCCCACGACAGCCACGGGGTGCCGCACGACGACCACGGATTGCCGCACGACCACGGCGCGCCGCACCCGCACGCGCCCCCCACCGGTCCCGCCGACCCCGCCGCGCTCGTCGGCGGTGAACCCGTGCCCCGTGGGCGGGTGGACGCCGTGCTGGACGCCGTGCCGGCCCGGGACCGGGAGGCGCGGCCCGAGGGGCAGGCGCGGGCCGAGCGGCAGCGGCGGCGGTGGGCGACCCAGGTGGTGGTCGCCGACGAGCTGGCGCGACGGGCCTGCGCCGCGCGCGGGCTGGCGCCACAGGCCGGGGCGGCGCCGGCGCGGGCGCTCGCGGTGTCCGGGACGGAGGTCGCCGACCTGGGCAGCATCATCGCCGTGGCGCTCGCCCACTCTCCCGCCGCGCGCACTCTGCTGGCGGCGCTGGAGGCCGAGCAGCGGGTGCCGGAGAAGGCCGTACGCGGCTACTACGACCGCAATCCGGACCGCTTCCTCACCCCGGAGGCGCTGCGGCGCGGCGTCGACCCCTACGGCGGGGCGGCGCCGGGTGACTTCGTGCCGTACGACGAGGCCCACGAGGACGTCGTGCGGGAGCTGCGGCGGGCGATGGGCCGGCAGGCCTTCTTCGACTGGCTGGACCGGGCCCGTGCCGACGTGGAGTACACACCGGGGCACGAGCACCCGGGCGACCCCTCGCACCCCGACCACGAGCACCGGCACTGA
- a CDS encoding extracellular solute-binding protein yields the protein MRARRLTGCVVGVIALTLTAAGCGLSGGGSDSGDATAGGCEVDKGNVGSGKLTGDVNGTITFQTTNLKKDFGNYFNGVIKAFEKAHPDTTVKWVDDPGDATFTQRLVADAQGCTLPDVVNINVNTAIALTKNGYLLDLDKKAPDAGGPFVPNLWKSSMYADASGAKVHSVLPWYSGGIVQTFNTELMEKAGLDPARPPTTVLGLFEDAQKIAEVSDGKYYAFLANPQLRIPADWQQMGIEVLSSDGKKFTFADDPKTARWVEAMTKLYKAGGMPRDSLSSTQDPANVYGQGKLVYGPTNPNFLRFIQQNNPSVYKETGVARFMLDDLGHTVGAPQYIGVASTSKNAATALSFARFLTDAKNQLEWAKDPNVVIFPSTTASLDDPFFQSVKGDDPFAEARKIVASDRKTSTADEIALTPGELNAITAQIQLAMQGKKSAQDALDEAQKKADALIEQGS from the coding sequence ATGCGCGCGAGACGACTGACCGGATGTGTGGTGGGCGTCATCGCCCTCACCCTGACCGCCGCGGGCTGCGGCCTGTCGGGCGGGGGCTCCGACAGCGGGGACGCCACCGCCGGCGGCTGCGAGGTCGACAAGGGCAACGTCGGCTCCGGGAAGCTCACCGGCGACGTCAACGGCACGATCACCTTCCAGACGACCAACCTGAAGAAGGACTTCGGGAACTACTTCAACGGCGTCATCAAGGCCTTCGAGAAGGCCCACCCGGACACCACCGTGAAGTGGGTCGACGACCCGGGCGACGCCACCTTCACCCAGCGCCTGGTCGCGGACGCGCAGGGCTGCACGCTGCCGGACGTGGTGAACATCAACGTCAACACGGCGATCGCGCTCACCAAGAACGGCTACCTCCTCGACCTGGACAAGAAAGCCCCGGACGCGGGCGGGCCGTTCGTGCCGAACCTGTGGAAGTCGAGCATGTACGCGGACGCGTCCGGCGCCAAGGTGCACAGCGTCCTGCCCTGGTACTCGGGCGGCATCGTGCAGACCTTCAACACCGAGCTGATGGAGAAGGCGGGTCTCGATCCGGCCAGACCTCCGACGACCGTGCTCGGTCTGTTCGAGGACGCGCAGAAGATCGCCGAGGTCTCGGACGGCAAGTACTACGCCTTCCTCGCCAACCCGCAGCTGCGCATCCCCGCCGACTGGCAGCAGATGGGCATCGAGGTGCTCTCCTCCGACGGCAAGAAGTTCACCTTCGCCGACGACCCGAAGACCGCGCGGTGGGTCGAGGCCATGACCAAGCTCTACAAGGCCGGCGGCATGCCGAGGGACTCGCTCTCCTCCACCCAGGACCCGGCCAACGTCTACGGCCAGGGCAAGCTGGTCTACGGCCCGACCAACCCCAACTTCCTGCGCTTCATCCAGCAGAACAACCCCAGCGTCTACAAGGAGACCGGCGTCGCCCGCTTCATGCTGGACGACCTCGGCCACACCGTCGGCGCCCCGCAGTACATCGGTGTCGCGTCCACCAGCAAGAACGCGGCGACCGCGCTGTCGTTCGCGCGGTTCCTGACCGACGCGAAGAACCAGCTGGAGTGGGCGAAGGACCCGAACGTCGTCATCTTCCCCTCCACCACGGCCTCCCTGGACGACCCGTTCTTCCAGTCGGTCAAGGGCGACGACCCGTTCGCCGAGGCCCGCAAGATCGTCGCGAGCGACCGCAAGACCTCGACCGCCGACGAGATCGCCCTCACGCCCGGCGAGCTGAACGCCATCACGGCCCAGATACAGCTGGCCATGCAGGGCAAGAAGAGCGCCCAGGACGCGCTGGACGAGGCCCAGAAGAAGGCCGACGCGCTGATCGAGCAGGGCAGCTGA
- a CDS encoding carbohydrate ABC transporter permease: MTTLSPPTKGSGVAVSSRDPRPGEPGGGRRLLRALKPGPSADAGGAALYRRWWLPWLWMSPAIIGISVFGLYPFLNTLLLSFTDAKPLGGAASFVGLDNYTRMLGDSDFWLATRNSVLYAVIVVPLMVLLPLMLAVLVEKNLPGIGFFRSAFYTPVLASSVVVGLSWQWLLSDQGLVNTWLEKAHIIRSAIPFLSDSWLILLCAMGLTLWKGLGWYMIFYLAALGNVPKELHEAAAVDGAGAIRRFWHVTMPGVRTSMMLVGTLTGIGSLRVFTEIYMLGGATGGPGGADRTLPFYIRDIALDPLTGNAGYGSAVSVALFVLTLGLTLLAQRLTKEDES; this comes from the coding sequence ATGACCACCCTCTCTCCCCCCACCAAGGGATCGGGGGTCGCGGTCTCCTCCCGCGACCCCCGCCCCGGGGAACCGGGCGGCGGGCGCCGCCTGCTGCGGGCCCTCAAGCCGGGCCCCAGCGCCGACGCGGGTGGCGCCGCGCTGTACCGCCGCTGGTGGCTGCCGTGGCTGTGGATGTCGCCGGCGATCATCGGTATCAGCGTCTTCGGCCTGTACCCGTTCCTGAACACGCTCCTGTTGTCCTTCACCGACGCCAAACCGCTCGGCGGCGCCGCCTCGTTCGTGGGCCTGGACAACTACACCCGGATGCTGGGCGACTCCGACTTCTGGCTCGCCACCCGCAACAGCGTGCTGTACGCGGTGATCGTGGTCCCGCTGATGGTGCTGCTGCCGCTGATGCTGGCCGTGCTGGTGGAGAAGAACCTGCCGGGCATCGGCTTCTTCCGCTCCGCCTTCTACACCCCGGTCCTCGCCTCCAGCGTGGTCGTGGGGCTCAGCTGGCAGTGGCTGCTCAGCGATCAGGGACTGGTCAACACCTGGCTGGAGAAGGCCCACATCATCCGGTCGGCGATCCCGTTCCTCTCCGACTCCTGGCTGATCCTGCTGTGCGCGATGGGGCTCACCCTGTGGAAGGGCCTCGGCTGGTACATGATCTTCTATCTGGCCGCGCTGGGGAACGTGCCCAAGGAACTGCACGAGGCCGCCGCCGTGGACGGCGCGGGCGCGATCCGCCGCTTCTGGCACGTCACCATGCCGGGTGTGCGCACCTCGATGATGCTGGTCGGCACCCTCACCGGCATCGGCTCGCTGCGGGTGTTCACCGAGATCTACATGCTCGGCGGCGCGACCGGCGGCCCCGGCGGCGCCGACCGCACGCTCCCCTTCTACATCCGGGACATCGCCCTCGACCCCCTCACCGGCAACGCCGGTTACGGCTCCGCGGTCAGCGTCGCCCTCTTCGTACTCACCCTGGGCCTCACGCTGCTCGCACAGCGACTGACGAAGGAGGACGAGTCATGA
- a CDS encoding carbohydrate ABC transporter permease: MTAAVTSPGTVEKRRRLMPRWRDYGRPRELIVRYLLLLFVLGITVGPLLWQLLSSLKGVGEDVFGSNASLFPRDPTLRAYREVFAQVPVWSYIRNSMVVVALSVTSQLVFSTLAGYMLSKPGWKGKKLVWVLLMASMMFPFESIMVSLFLSVRDLGLVDNLAGVWLPGFVAAINILIMRAAFLAVPREIEDAAMLDGAGEWKRFRYLYLPSAWGAILVVTINTFISAWDDFLWPLIVLRTEDHFTLTLGLARLQSSSFGYDQRMVMAGSVISVIPVLVLFVITQRWFYKGVSSGAVKL; this comes from the coding sequence ATGACCGCGGCCGTGACGTCCCCGGGCACCGTGGAGAAGCGGCGGCGGCTGATGCCGCGCTGGCGGGACTACGGCCGGCCGCGCGAACTGATCGTCCGCTACCTGCTGTTGCTGTTCGTGCTCGGGATCACCGTCGGCCCGCTGCTGTGGCAGCTGCTGTCGTCGCTGAAGGGCGTCGGCGAGGACGTGTTCGGCTCGAACGCCTCGCTCTTCCCGCGCGATCCGACGCTGCGCGCCTACCGCGAGGTGTTCGCCCAGGTCCCGGTGTGGTCGTACATCCGCAACAGCATGGTGGTCGTCGCCCTGTCGGTCACCAGTCAGCTCGTCTTCTCCACGCTCGCCGGCTACATGCTCTCCAAGCCCGGCTGGAAGGGGAAGAAGCTGGTGTGGGTGCTGCTGATGGCGTCCATGATGTTCCCCTTCGAATCGATCATGGTCTCGCTGTTCCTCAGCGTCCGTGACCTCGGTCTGGTCGACAACCTGGCCGGGGTCTGGCTGCCCGGCTTCGTCGCCGCCATCAACATCCTCATCATGCGGGCCGCGTTCCTCGCCGTGCCGCGCGAGATCGAGGACGCGGCGATGCTGGACGGGGCGGGCGAGTGGAAGCGGTTCCGGTATCTGTATCTGCCGTCCGCGTGGGGTGCCATCCTCGTCGTCACCATCAACACCTTCATCAGCGCCTGGGACGACTTCCTCTGGCCCCTGATCGTGCTGCGCACCGAGGACCACTTCACCCTGACGCTGGGCCTCGCCCGCCTCCAGTCCTCCTCCTTCGGCTACGACCAGCGGATGGTGATGGCGGGCTCGGTGATCTCCGTGATCCCGGTACTGGTGCTGTTCGTGATCACTCAGCGGTGGTTCTACAAGGGCGTCTCGTCCGGAGCCGTCAAGCTCTGA
- a CDS encoding glycoside hydrolase family 3 N-terminal domain-containing protein, whose product MPPQDQPVAPATTPAAPAAPAQPPYLDPAAPLGTRVADLLSRMTLREKAGQLNQRMYGWDAYRRTPDGEFELTEALYAETERFAGLGALYGLMRADAWSGVDHGHGPGAADSADLADLVQCHVLERSRLRIPALFVEEVPHGHMALDGTVLPVNLAVGAGWDPALYERAAGHAAAELRARGGHLALVSALDIARDPRWGRTEECFGEDPYLAARLTEALVRGMQGTPDAEAAFAPDRAPVVLKHFAGQGATVGGRNSAESELGLRELHEIHLPAALAGVRAGAAAVMAAYNEVDGVPCSGNRALLTELLRDTWGFQGLVMADGLAVDRLARITGDKVSAGALALDAGIDLSLWDEGFTHLEAAVERGLVSEAALDAAVARVLRLKFRLGLFEHPRTRRAQPPGPTGRALSTDLARACVTLLRNRAGTLPIAPSVRRIAVLGPHAATTAHQLGDYTAPQRPGTGVSVLDALRELAPPGTDVRHAGGAALTGADRTGVPAATAEAAAADLAVLVLGGSSARTPDTEFDANGAARTVVSEMTCGEGVDLAGLRLGEAQHALLDAVVATGTPTAVVLIQGRPHTVPDTADALLTAWYPGPWGGTAIAEVLLGLTEPTGRLPVSIPRSAAQLPVYYNHKDTEYGAYADESAEPAYSFGHGLSYTSFAYGTPRLAGTAVEVDVTNTGERHARTVVQVYLRRLITPVWPRTLELCAFEGVGLAPGERRMVSLSFEVPPGVGAVELRVAESAREALDAVPVVRDLRA is encoded by the coding sequence ATGCCCCCGCAGGACCAGCCGGTCGCTCCGGCCACCACACCCGCCGCACCCGCCGCACCCGCGCAGCCCCCGTACCTCGACCCGGCCGCCCCCCTCGGCACCCGCGTCGCCGACCTCCTCTCCCGGATGACCCTCCGGGAGAAGGCGGGCCAGCTCAACCAGCGGATGTACGGCTGGGACGCCTACCGCCGCACCCCGGACGGGGAGTTCGAACTCACCGAGGCCCTGTACGCCGAGACCGAGCGCTTCGCGGGCCTCGGCGCCCTCTACGGCCTGATGCGCGCCGACGCCTGGTCCGGCGTCGACCACGGCCACGGACCCGGTGCCGCCGACAGCGCGGACCTCGCCGACCTGGTCCAGTGCCATGTCCTGGAGCGCAGCCGTCTGCGCATCCCCGCCCTGTTCGTCGAGGAGGTGCCGCACGGCCACATGGCCCTCGACGGCACGGTCCTCCCCGTCAACCTGGCCGTCGGCGCCGGCTGGGACCCCGCCCTGTACGAGCGGGCCGCCGGGCACGCCGCCGCCGAACTCCGCGCCCGGGGCGGCCACCTGGCCCTGGTCTCCGCGCTGGACATCGCCCGGGACCCGCGCTGGGGCCGTACCGAGGAGTGCTTCGGCGAGGACCCCTACCTCGCGGCCCGCCTGACGGAGGCGCTGGTGCGGGGCATGCAGGGAACCCCGGACGCGGAGGCGGCCTTCGCCCCCGACCGCGCCCCCGTCGTCCTCAAGCACTTCGCCGGCCAGGGCGCCACGGTCGGCGGCCGCAACTCCGCCGAGTCCGAACTCGGCCTCCGCGAACTCCACGAGATCCACCTCCCGGCCGCCCTCGCCGGAGTCCGCGCGGGCGCCGCCGCCGTGATGGCCGCCTACAACGAGGTCGACGGCGTCCCCTGTTCCGGCAACCGCGCCCTGCTCACCGAACTGCTGCGCGACACCTGGGGCTTCCAGGGCCTGGTCATGGCCGACGGCCTCGCCGTGGACCGCCTCGCCCGTATCACCGGCGACAAGGTCTCCGCGGGCGCCCTCGCCCTGGACGCCGGGATCGACCTCAGCCTCTGGGACGAGGGCTTCACGCATCTGGAGGCGGCCGTCGAACGCGGTCTCGTGAGCGAAGCCGCCCTGGACGCGGCCGTCGCCCGCGTCCTGCGTCTGAAGTTCCGCCTCGGCCTGTTCGAACACCCCCGCACACGCCGCGCGCAGCCCCCCGGACCCACCGGCCGCGCCCTCAGCACCGACCTGGCCCGCGCCTGCGTCACCCTCCTGCGCAACCGGGCCGGCACCCTGCCCATCGCCCCCTCGGTACGCCGGATCGCCGTGCTCGGCCCGCATGCCGCGACCACCGCCCACCAACTCGGCGACTACACCGCCCCGCAGCGCCCCGGCACCGGAGTGAGTGTCCTCGACGCCCTGCGCGAGCTGGCACCGCCCGGCACGGACGTCCGCCACGCCGGGGGCGCGGCCCTCACCGGCGCCGACCGTACCGGCGTCCCGGCCGCGACCGCCGAGGCGGCGGCGGCCGACCTGGCCGTGCTCGTGCTGGGCGGCAGCAGCGCCCGCACCCCCGACACGGAGTTCGACGCCAACGGCGCGGCGCGGACCGTCGTGTCGGAGATGACCTGCGGCGAGGGCGTCGACCTGGCGGGGCTGCGGCTGGGGGAGGCCCAGCACGCGCTGCTGGACGCGGTCGTCGCGACGGGGACGCCCACGGCGGTCGTCCTGATCCAGGGCCGCCCGCACACGGTCCCCGACACGGCGGACGCCCTGCTCACCGCTTGGTACCCGGGCCCGTGGGGCGGCACCGCGATCGCCGAGGTCCTGCTCGGACTCACGGAACCCACAGGCCGACTGCCCGTCTCGATCCCGCGCTCGGCGGCCCAACTCCCGGTCTACTACAACCACAAGGACACCGAGTACGGCGCCTACGCGGACGAGAGCGCCGAACCGGCGTACTCCTTCGGGCACGGCCTGTCGTACACGAGCTTCGCGTACGGCACACCGCGCCTCGCGGGGACCGCCGTCGAGGTCGACGTCACCAACACCGGGGAACGGCACGCTCGTACGGTCGTCCAGGTCTATCTGCGACGGCTGATCACGCCGGTATGGCCGCGCACCCTCGAACTGTGCGCGTTCGAGGGTGTCGGCCTGGCGCCCGGTGAACGCCGTATGGTCTCCCTGTCCTTCGAGGTGCCCCCCGGCGTCGGCGCCGTCGAGCTCCGTGTCGCCGAGTCGGCGCGGGAGGCGCTCGACGCCGTACCCGTCGTACGGGACCTCAGGGCATGA